The Methanobrevibacter millerae genome includes the window CATGAATACTTCGTAACCGTAACCTCTGATACGTGATCTCATTGCAATATGCATTCCTTCAAGAACTTGAATGTTACCTGATGCCACAAGCACAAAGTCACATGGTACAGCCTGGGATCTTACCATCGCACCACTTGAGTTTTCGCTTTGGCCTGTGATTGAATATTTTTTTTCTTGCATTGCAGATAAAAGTTCTTGTTGGGTTTTCATTGACATTGTACCGATTTCATCAATGTATAATACTCCACGGTTTGCCTTGTGAATCATACCTGCTTCTACACGTTCATGTGCCGGAGTTCCTAATCCTCCTGATTGGTATGGGTCGTGACGTACATCACCAAGCAATGCTCCTGCATGCGCACCGGTTGCATCCATGAACGGTGCAAATCTGTTTTCTTCATTATTAACCAATAATTTAGGAGACATTGTAGTATTTTTTGGCTTGATTTGAATTGAAATAAGTAAAATTAAAGCTGCTGCGATAATGGATTCAAGAATTCTTCCATAGAAAAATCCGATTATCAATATTCCACCAATAGCTAATGTAGTAATGAGAGTTTTACGTTCTTCATGACCACGAGCAGAACCTTTGGTTGCTTTTACAATTTTTTTACCTTCTCCCGCAGGTACGGTTCTTATTATTGGATGATTATTATCTTCAACATTTGGATAAATTAATATGTCCTGTAAAGATTCGTGTGGTAATATTTGAGCCATTCCCTTAGCCAACATTGATTTCCCAACACCAGGATCACCAATTAACAAAATATTTCTTCTTTGTTTTGCTGCTTTTTTAATTGTTTCAATGGACTCTTCATGCCCAATGACCTGGTCAATCAATAAAGGAGGAACCTCAATGTCCTGTGAACTTTTGATGTTTTCATAATCTAACATAGGTTTAGTTTCCTCATCAACAACATCATGTGTGACTTCAGGCTCTAAAACAACATCATCAGAAGATTCTTCAATAGGCTCTTTTTCTTCAAATTTCATTAAAAAACCTCACTATATATAATAAGTATATTCAACATTTTAAAAATCATTTTTCCTATTACTATATTATATTAATTTTATTATATATAAAAAGTTTTCTAATTTAGTAAACTTTAGTAAGAAAAATAAAAAGCTAATAAAATCTCAATCAATTGAATTTTATATAATTTTAATAATGAGATTATACAAACATTAAATATAAATAAAATTTAAAAAAAGTAAAGTGATATTTTATGGCTAAATGTATAATGGTTCAAGGAACATCATCAAATGCGGGAAAAAGTATGCTTGTAGCAGCTTTATGTAGAATTTACAAAAATAGAGGGTATAAAGTAGCTCCATTTAAATCTCAAAACATGTCTCTAAATTCATATACCACTTTTGAGAATGGTGAAATTGGAATAGCCCAAATGCTACAGGCAGAAGCTGCAATGATTGAACCAAGCATACACATGAATCCAGTTTTGCTCAAGCCAAAGGGAGACTTTACATCCAATGTAATCATACAGGGAAAATCAATCGGAGATATGAATTTCTATGATTACCAGCATAAATATCACGACACAGCTTTTGATGCCATAAAAGACAGCTTCAATAAACTATCATCAGAATATGATATTATCGTAATCGAAGGTGCGGGATCTCCTGCCGAAATCAACATGAGAGACCAGGACATTGCAAATATGGAAATTGCTCATTTGGCTGATGCAAATGTAATCTTAATAGCAGACATTGAGATGGGAGGAGTATTTGCGGCAATAGCTGGAACATATGTATTGCTTGACGATTATGACAGATCACGTCTAAAGGCAACAGTCATCAATAAGTTTAGAGGAAACCTTAACATATTAAAGCCGGGACTGGATAGGATTGAAGAGATAACTGGTGAGCCAGTTTTAGGTGTTTTGCCATATGATGAAACATTAAGACTTCCGGAAGAGGATTCTGCATCCCTTACAACACATAATTTTGATGAAGACAAAGACATTATGATTGGAGTAATCAGACTTCCGAAAATAGCTAATTTTACAGATATTGATCCATTTGAAGCTGAGAGCGATGTGGGAATAAGGATGATTGGAGTTAACGATGATATTGGAGATGTTGATGCTATCATAATTCCCGGAACCCGTAACTCAACGCAGGATGCCTATGAATTACAAAAAAGCGGACTTGCAGATAAAATCATTGCAAAAGCTCATGAAATACCAATAATCGGAATTTGCGGAGGATTTCAGATACTTGGTGAAGAAATCATTGATGAAGAGAAAAAAGAATCAAAACAAGGAACAATAAAAGGTTTAGGTTTGCTTCCAATAACTTCCGAGTTTAAACGTGAAGACAAAATTGTAACACAATCACAGGCAACAATTCCAGATAATCTATGTGGAATTGCCGGGGAAATGTTTAAAGATATTGTTGGTGAGACAGTTACAGGATATGAAATCCATGAAGGGACAAGCAATCTTTTAAACTGCAATGCTCTTTTAAATATCGAAAAAGGTCAGGGAAATGATGAAAATGGTCTTGTAGACGGTGCTTGCCATGAAAATATTTTCGCAACATATTTCCATGGAATATTCAATAACTATAATTTCAGACGTGAATTCTTAAATTATATTAGGGCAAAAAAAGGACTTGAAATTCAAACTGGCGAAGACCCATACAAGGCCCAAAAAGATTATTCTCTAAATAAACTAGCTGAAATCGTAGAAAATAATCTGGATATGGATATTATTGATAAATTAATTTTTAAAGAATAATATTAATATATTTAAAAAAATATATAATAATAAAAATGAAAGGAGATTTTTTAAATGATTGTAAACGTGAAAGCAACAAATAAAAACAATGGCGAAGTAATTTCTTACAAGTTAGAAGGCGATTCCACCGCAGGATTTTTATGTGACGGAACTCACATGCAAGAAGTGGCTGACAATAAAGTCAGAGAAGTCAACAACAACCTGATATTACAAGGTTCACCATTATACACCATAAAATCTGGTGAAAGCGCTGAAATTGAAGCTATGACTTTTGATATTGAAATTAATGCTGAATAGATTTATTCAGTTCTTTTTTTACTATTTTTTATATAAATTTATACAGATTAAATAATTTTAAATTATTTTTATATAAAATTAAATCCAAACAATCAATTGTTTTACATTATTCTTTATTATACAATGAATTGGAAAATAATTGGAATATGATTAGGTATCAGATTGGGAAGACCACAAAAAGTATATTCAGTTACTTCTTTGCAAGATATAAAGTTAGATATGTCAAAATTTGAATCTAAAAAAATAATAAGTTAGTTAATAGAGGATATTATCCTCCACCAGGGATGGTATATTTATCATTAACTCCATAAAATATTCCATCACCTTTTCTTTTTTCACTTACATTCAGTAATGCATTATTAAATATAATGTTTAATAACTTATATCCATCTTTATCTATGAAATCTGTTAATGTAGAATTATTCTCCCTTACATCCAATGCATTCTTTTCAATGCCAAAGCATGCACCATATATAATCTGTTGAGAATTTTCCAATGCAGATTCAGGAGGAAACTTTTCAGTTAAATCCTTTGACTTTAAATAATCCTGGAAGTTCTTCCACTCTTTTTTAATTTCTTTTCCTTTGCCTGTCAATTTACCATTTTCCAAGATATCTTTATAATTTTTACCATCAAAGTCATTTTCATTTTCAATAACTTTGAGAAAATCACTGAAATCATTTTCGAATTTATTGGCAATTGCAGTAATATTACTTTGTTTGGCCATGCTTTTTAGGTTGAATTTTTTACTTTTGTTCATGTTCTTAAGCAAATTGATAGCTAATGATTCTGAAGTTTTCAACTCACCCTTATTTGCGATTCTAAGAGTTATGTGTTTCATGACTTCCATATCATGTGGAGTTAATTTTTTACCTATTTCATATGAATCATCCAAATCTATGTCACATCTGATTTGGTTTTTATTGATTAAATCAAGTATTGTAAGTGATAATGCATTTACACCCACACCATTATTTTTTGAATACAATATTGAAACCATAGGATATGAATCATCACAAGGAATATTTTTGATATTTTCATCAAATTGATTATTGTTTAAGCCTAACATATACAACACCATATATTTTTTTATTCATCATCTTTCAAAGATTCTACATAAGCTTCACGAATTTCTTGTGCCAATTCATCATTTCCTTCAATTATTGGTCCAGTGTAATCACAGTCTCTGCAAATGCATTGTGACCAATTTTGAGGAATAATCCAGTCAACATTTCTAGATCCACATCTTGGACAAATTTTATGCATCTTCATTATTAATTCCCCGATTATCTTTGATAAATATAATATATTTAAATATTTAAAAAAGAAATATTTAAAGTTTATAATGCCTAATCATTTTCCGACTAAAATTCTCTAATTATAATTTTCTAAATTTAAATATGAGTACATTTATTATTATAGTATATTTCTTAAAGTTTTTACCATTTGCATATTACTTTTCATTTGCTCTCTTTGGTTTTATTTAAATATGTTATTTTATATTATAATAATTATTGTATTATTTTTTAGGGAATTTGTGTTTTCTTAAAAAAAATATAATATAAATAAAATATGAACTCGTAAGTCAACGAGGGATAGCTTGGTAAACCTTATAATTCATAAAGAATATAACAGCCCAAGAATAATATTACAAAATGATAAAAACATTAAGTAATAGACTATATTATTAAATATCTGAATATTGTATTTTAAATGTTTCCTTTTAATTGTAATTTTTGTCATTTTGTTTATTGGAATTAAATGTTATTCATCGGACCCTTTTTTCTGTTGCATATTTAATTAAATACTCAAATTAGCCATATATCATTTTTATCAGCTTTGATTGGTGTTGCAGGAAATACACTCCAAAATTTTGCAGTCTTTGTTAATTTTACTTTAAATTTAACAATTTCTTTAATGATCAATTCTTTTGATTTGTAATGTGAGATTTTTTCATCTTCCTAATTTCTTATAAAATCTTTTAATACAACCCACAGTGTCTTATAATTTTGTAAACATGCTAAAATCAATATTTTAAGGAAATAAAACCCAAAATGTAACAATATATAAAATATACAGCAACTTCCAATTCATTCTCAATTTAAGAAGTTAGGGTATTGTATATGATAAAATAAAAGAAGAAGCAGATGCTATTGCATCTATCTGGCTGCAATTCCAACTTGAGATATTACTGAACTCCAGCCTGAATTTCTGCTAGAATAAAACCGGAAAAATCAATCATCAAATGAATAATATATGACACAGATACGTTTTTTGTTTTCATTAAGCATATAAATTAAATATAGAACCGAGTCCCTGAATTAATAATATTTGCAAAACTCTTCCAGAATATGCAGAGTAATGAGCCATTCCAAAGATAAACAATGATTCGACAATACCAATACCTATACTCATATCACGATTTCTAGTTGAATTATAATTACATACATTATCAGTAATAACAAATCCAATTTTATTTGAAGCGAATGTTTTCGAAGGGAACATTCCAAACAGTATGTGAAAATTTTTTATTTGAAATGGATTTGAAACAAAAATTATTATTTTCTAAAAATAATTTTTCAAAATATATACATAAAATGTTAAAAAGAATAATCTAAATTACAAAATTTTAATAATTAACAAAATTATAAATAATTAACATACCCATCAAGGAGAGATATTATGAATATTTCAAAAAATTATAATGAAAAAGAATTAACATTAGTTATTGAAGGCCGTGTTGATACAATTACTTCACAGAATTTGCATGAAGAAATTAATAATGAAATAGGAAATTTCGACTCCTTAATAATGGATTTTACAGATTTAGAATATATTTCAAGTGCAGGACTTAGAGTTTAAATTGACACTCAAAAGAAATTAAAAGCAGAAAATATTCCATTTGCCATTAAAAATGTTAATAATGCAGTTGGCGAAATATTTAGAATGTCTGGTTTTGATAAGATTTTAAAGATAGAATGAGTTCAATAATACTAAAACCCAAATTAACTGAATTATATACTTTAAATGAGTTTATATTAAATGAACTTCAAGAAGAAAACCTCCATGTTAATTTGATTGTTGAGGAGGTTTTTGTCAATATTATAAAGTATTCAAAAGCTGATTTCATTAAAGTAAATGTTGAATATGAAAATGAAACATTAATAATGAAATTTATTGACAATGGAATTGAATTTAATCCTCTTTTAAAAGAAAAACATGATCTTCCCAAGGATATTGATGAAGCGCAAATTGGCGGATTAGGTATATTTCTTACTAAACAAATATCTGATGAACTTTACTATAATTATATTGATGGTGAAAATCACTTAAAAATTATTAAAAAAGTGGAATAATAAAAACAAAACTAATAAAAATAATATTATCATTTTTTTAATGATAATAGTTGATTATATTTTTTCTTTTAATTTATTTTGGAATTTTGGATTAAGTAACCCCTATCTTGGTTTAGTATATATTTTAGGACTATTATTTGGCCCATATGGTGCTTTAGGTTCAGTATTAGCAAATACACTACTTGATTTTTTTAACGGATATCCCATTTCAATTATAACCTTGTAGAAACCATCTCCTAAAATACTTGTATGACCCTGTAAATGTTATATAATACATATTTGAGTTTTGTTTCTTTATTTTGTAATGGTGTACTTCTACTATA containing:
- the cobQ gene encoding cobyric acid synthase CobQ; this encodes MAKCIMVQGTSSNAGKSMLVAALCRIYKNRGYKVAPFKSQNMSLNSYTTFENGEIGIAQMLQAEAAMIEPSIHMNPVLLKPKGDFTSNVIIQGKSIGDMNFYDYQHKYHDTAFDAIKDSFNKLSSEYDIIVIEGAGSPAEINMRDQDIANMEIAHLADANVILIADIEMGGVFAAIAGTYVLLDDYDRSRLKATVINKFRGNLNILKPGLDRIEEITGEPVLGVLPYDETLRLPEEDSASLTTHNFDEDKDIMIGVIRLPKIANFTDIDPFEAESDVGIRMIGVNDDIGDVDAIIIPGTRNSTQDAYELQKSGLADKIIAKAHEIPIIGICGGFQILGEEIIDEEKKESKQGTIKGLGLLPITSEFKREDKIVTQSQATIPDNLCGIAGEMFKDIVGETVTGYEIHEGTSNLLNCNALLNIEKGQGNDENGLVDGACHENIFATYFHGIFNNYNFRREFLNYIRAKKGLEIQTGEDPYKAQKDYSLNKLAEIVENNLDMDIIDKLIFKE
- a CDS encoding ATP-binding protein — protein: MSSIILKPKLTELYTLNEFILNELQEENLHVNLIVEEVFVNIIKYSKADFIKVNVEYENETLIMKFIDNGIEFNPLLKEKHDLPKDIDEAQIGGLGIFLTKQISDELYYNYIDGENHLKIIKKVE
- a CDS encoding STAS domain-containing protein; this translates as MNISKNYNEKELTLVIEGRVDTITSQNLHEEINNEIGNFDSLIMDFTDLEYISSAGLRV
- a CDS encoding DUF2207 family protein, which gives rise to MLGLNNNQFDENIKNIPCDDSYPMVSILYSKNNGVGVNALSLTILDLINKNQIRCDIDLDDSYEIGKKLTPHDMEVMKHITLRIANKGELKTSESLAINLLKNMNKSKKFNLKSMAKQSNITAIANKFENDFSDFLKVIENENDFDGKNYKDILENGKLTGKGKEIKKEWKNFQDYLKSKDLTEKFPPESALENSQQIIYGACFGIEKNALDVRENNSTLTDFIDKDGYKLLNIIFNNALLNVSEKRKGDGIFYGVNDKYTIPGGG